Proteins encoded in a region of the Zunongwangia endophytica genome:
- a CDS encoding zinc-dependent metalloprotease — protein MTNKLPIRICAVGLSFLMASCAVFQKNKKDQSANAQKEESKDGLKPYAKVITKDAKSDKGLFTVHKVKNKYYYEIPDSLFNREMLTVTRIAKTASGIGFGGGKQNTQVHRWQKKGDQVLLRVVSYDIYAADSLPVHEAVVNSNFEPILSSFDVETIGKDSINKSTVIEVTDLYKKDVQALGLGDRYRKQYKVSRLDDSRSFIDTIRSYPENIEVRHIKTYNAGNPPSNSSTGSISVEFSNSMILLPEEPMERRYFDERVGWFTTNQTDYGLDVQKSKTVEYLDRWRLEVKEEDMEKFENGELVEPKKQIVYYIDRATPKKWVPYIKQGIEDWQVAFEEAGFKNAIIAKEAPSPEEDPDWSPEDVRYSTVRYLASPIPNANGPHVSDPRSGEILESDINWYHNVMTLLRNWYFVQTAAINEEARGVAFKDEIMGRLIRFVSSHEVGHTLGLPHNMGSSPAYAVEDLRDPEFTAKYGTAPSIMDYARFNYVAQPGDGDVALMPNIGPYDKYAIMWGYKPIPEKEGREEKPVLDEWILEHAGDPLYRFGSQQSGGVIDPSSQTEDLGDDAMLASEYGIKNLKRIVPKLIEWTAEDGKDYEDLDELYGQVLSQLNRYMGHVAANIGGVYENSKTYDQEGAVYTHVAKEKQERAMDFLQEQLFETPNWLIDQDIFNKIEFDGNIERIRSMQSSTLSNVLDFGRMQRLLENEEVNGKEAYTLLDMMEDLRSGIWNELNSGKKIDRYRRNLQRAYIDRLGHLMTEDQAAIPSAYRRWVSRTNVNVAQSDIRPIVRGELKTLQRQIRNSMYRSGDTLTRYHLQDALERIDEILNPND, from the coding sequence ATGACTAACAAATTACCGATCAGGATTTGTGCTGTCGGTCTTTCCTTTTTAATGGCCTCTTGTGCTGTTTTTCAGAAAAACAAGAAAGATCAGTCTGCTAATGCACAAAAAGAAGAATCTAAAGACGGATTAAAACCTTACGCAAAAGTCATCACTAAAGATGCAAAATCAGATAAAGGTCTTTTTACCGTACACAAAGTAAAAAACAAGTATTACTACGAGATTCCAGATAGCCTTTTTAATAGAGAAATGCTTACTGTAACAAGAATCGCCAAAACAGCCTCAGGTATTGGATTTGGTGGTGGTAAACAAAACACACAGGTACACCGCTGGCAAAAGAAAGGTGATCAGGTTTTACTAAGAGTCGTATCTTATGATATTTATGCTGCAGATTCGCTACCTGTTCACGAGGCTGTTGTCAACTCTAACTTCGAGCCAATTTTAAGCTCTTTTGATGTTGAAACTATTGGTAAAGATTCTATAAACAAATCTACTGTTATCGAAGTTACCGATCTTTACAAAAAAGATGTACAGGCTTTAGGTCTAGGTGACCGCTACCGTAAACAATATAAAGTTTCGAGATTAGATGATAGCCGTTCTTTTATAGATACGATAAGAAGTTATCCTGAAAATATCGAAGTTCGACATATAAAAACCTACAATGCGGGTAACCCTCCGTCTAATTCTAGCACAGGATCAATTTCGGTAGAATTTAGTAATTCTATGATTCTTTTGCCAGAAGAACCAATGGAGCGTCGTTACTTTGATGAGCGTGTAGGATGGTTTACAACGAACCAAACCGATTATGGTTTGGACGTACAAAAGAGTAAAACTGTTGAATATCTTGACCGTTGGAGACTAGAGGTTAAGGAGGAAGACATGGAGAAGTTTGAAAACGGTGAGTTAGTTGAACCTAAAAAACAAATCGTTTATTACATCGACCGTGCAACGCCAAAAAAATGGGTTCCTTACATTAAGCAAGGTATCGAAGACTGGCAAGTAGCTTTTGAAGAAGCCGGTTTCAAAAATGCAATTATCGCTAAAGAGGCACCTTCCCCAGAGGAAGATCCAGATTGGAGCCCAGAAGATGTTCGTTATTCAACCGTTCGTTATTTAGCTTCACCAATTCCTAACGCGAATGGTCCTCACGTAAGCGATCCACGTTCTGGAGAAATATTGGAGTCTGATATCAACTGGTACCATAATGTAATGACATTACTTAGAAACTGGTATTTTGTACAAACGGCTGCAATTAATGAGGAAGCTCGTGGCGTAGCATTTAAAGATGAAATAATGGGGCGTTTAATTCGTTTCGTTTCTTCTCATGAAGTTGGTCACACTTTAGGTCTTCCGCACAATATGGGTAGCAGCCCGGCTTATGCAGTTGAAGACTTACGTGATCCAGAATTCACCGCAAAATATGGAACTGCACCATCAATTATGGATTATGCACGTTTCAATTATGTAGCTCAGCCAGGTGATGGTGATGTTGCTTTAATGCCAAATATTGGTCCTTACGACAAGTATGCGATTATGTGGGGATATAAACCTATTCCAGAAAAAGAAGGTAGAGAAGAAAAGCCTGTTTTAGATGAATGGATTTTAGAACATGCAGGTGATCCTTTATATCGCTTCGGAAGTCAGCAAAGTGGCGGAGTAATAGACCCTTCTTCTCAAACAGAAGATCTTGGTGACGACGCAATGCTTGCTAGTGAATACGGTATCAAAAACTTGAAGCGTATTGTTCCTAAATTAATAGAGTGGACTGCTGAAGATGGTAAGGATTACGAAGACTTAGACGAGCTTTATGGCCAGGTGCTTAGCCAACTAAATCGCTATATGGGTCACGTAGCTGCTAATATTGGTGGTGTTTACGAGAACTCTAAAACCTACGACCAGGAAGGTGCCGTTTATACGCATGTTGCCAAAGAAAAACAGGAAAGAGCAATGGACTTTTTACAAGAACAATTGTTTGAAACTCCAAATTGGTTAATCGATCAGGACATTTTCAATAAAATCGAATTCGACGGAAATATCGAAAGAATTAGAAGTATGCAAAGTAGTACACTTTCTAACGTACTTGACTTCGGAAGAATGCAACGTTTACTTGAAAACGAAGAAGTTAATGGGAAAGAAGCATATACGCTTCTAGACATGATGGAAGACTTACGTTCTGGAATCTGGAACGAATTAAATTCAGGTAAAAAAATCGATAGATATCGTAGAAACTTACAAAGAGCGTATATCGATCGTTTAGGACATTTAATGACCGAAGATCAGGCAGCGATTCCTAGTGCTTATCGCCGTTGGGTTAGTAGAACTAACGTAAATGTAGCGCAAAGTGATATTCGACCAATTGTTAGAGGAGAATTAAAGACACTCCAAAGACAAATAAGAAATTCTATGTACCGATCAGGAGATACGTTAACTAGATATCACCTTCAGGATGCATTAGAACGAATAGATGAAATTCTAAACCCTAACGACTAA
- a CDS encoding permease, translating into MNDFLSKWGEAANTSLGFFWMALWAFALGYVISSCIQVFVTEKRMQKTMGENESKGVLLGTFFGFISSSCSFAALASTKSLFKKGASFVSSIAFLLASTNLVIELGIIISIFLGWQFVVGEYLGGVLLILISWLLIRLFHPKALIKNARERLQTDEDDDNDDQKSWKKRIKTEKSWAKVSQQYGMEWKMVWKDVTLGFTIAGIVAAFIPDSFFQTLFINSGQGNTNFSFLTILEHIIVGPVVAFITFIGSMGNIPLAALLFGKGVSFAGVIAFIFSDLVVFPVLRINAKYYGWKMSFFILMLLFISLVGASLLLHYGFLSFDLIPDPSSVQVQDQTFFKIDYTFFLNIAFLLISGYLIYLGFFKRTDVMQMKEMAPKSKLMEKSLKYIAFVCYAWLAGGMIVKYFIQ; encoded by the coding sequence ATGAATGATTTTTTAAGCAAATGGGGAGAAGCTGCAAATACCAGTCTGGGTTTTTTCTGGATGGCGTTATGGGCTTTTGCGCTGGGATATGTGATAAGTAGTTGTATTCAGGTTTTTGTAACCGAAAAACGGATGCAAAAAACAATGGGTGAAAATGAATCTAAGGGTGTCTTGCTGGGAACATTTTTCGGTTTTATAAGCAGCTCTTGTAGTTTCGCCGCTTTAGCTTCTACGAAGAGTTTGTTTAAAAAAGGAGCAAGTTTTGTTTCAAGTATCGCATTTTTACTGGCTTCGACTAATTTAGTGATAGAGCTGGGAATCATTATTTCAATATTCCTAGGATGGCAGTTTGTTGTAGGAGAATATTTAGGCGGAGTTTTACTCATCTTGATCAGTTGGTTGCTTATTCGTTTATTTCATCCTAAAGCACTTATTAAGAACGCCAGAGAAAGACTTCAAACTGATGAGGATGACGATAATGACGACCAGAAATCCTGGAAGAAAAGAATAAAAACTGAAAAAAGCTGGGCAAAGGTTTCTCAGCAATACGGAATGGAGTGGAAAATGGTGTGGAAAGATGTGACGCTTGGTTTTACTATTGCCGGGATTGTTGCAGCTTTTATTCCGGATTCCTTTTTTCAAACACTATTTATTAATAGCGGGCAGGGAAATACAAATTTTTCATTTTTGACGATCTTAGAACATATTATTGTTGGTCCTGTGGTTGCGTTTATAACGTTTATTGGTTCGATGGGTAATATTCCATTAGCCGCGCTGTTATTTGGTAAAGGAGTAAGTTTTGCCGGGGTCATTGCTTTTATTTTTAGTGATTTGGTAGTTTTTCCTGTTCTGAGAATAAACGCAAAATATTATGGTTGGAAAATGTCCTTTTTCATCTTAATGCTTTTATTTATTTCTTTAGTTGGAGCTTCTTTATTATTGCATTACGGATTTTTAAGTTTCGATTTAATTCCAGATCCTTCTAGCGTGCAGGTTCAAGATCAGACTTTTTTTAAAATAGATTATACCTTTTTTCTGAATATTGCTTTTTTGCTTATTTCAGGATATTTGATCTACTTAGGTTTCTTTAAAAGAACCGATGTAATGCAAATGAAAGAAATGGCGCCAAAAAGTAAATTGATGGAAAAAAGCCTAAAATATATTGCTTTTGTTTGTTACGCCTGGCTCGCTGGCGGGATGATCGTAAAATATTTTATTCAGTAA